In a single window of the Nitrospira sp. genome:
- the glmU gene encoding bifunctional UDP-N-acetylglucosamine diphosphorylase/glucosamine-1-phosphate N-acetyltransferase GlmU: MTSMTDQQAKDSPISGLGVIVMAAGLGKRMKSNHVKVLHQVAGQPMVLYAVDIALRVGDHRIAVVVGHQAEKVRQVIEAGIRGKPGAQAVSIVEQVQQLGTGHAVMQSRSVFSHDGEADPTHYLILNGDTPLLQESTVCELLTAHQREGATVTILTAILDDPSGYGRVIRREASQGDQAHSSSEVLKIIEDRDATPAERTCREINVGTYVVSGTFLFEALDKLEPDNAQGEYYLTDIVRMAVAQGQRVAAVILQRPDEGLGVNTRQQLAAAEQVVRQQIRERWLDAGVTMRDPGSVWIDAGVTIGKDTVLYPHVVLEGNTVIGEETTIRSGVRITDCVIGNQVEVLDSCVLSQSRIDDDAHVGPFVHLRPGVVVRRRAKVGNFVEMKKTELGEGSKANHLSYLGDATIAEGVNIGAGTITCNYDGVKKHHTVIGKNVFLGSDTQLVAPVTIGAGAVIAAGTTVTQNVPADSLAIARVPQANRIGWVAKRRALVARAAPKVISVKAPGKRATVERLKTSAQSKKKPGRSSKG; the protein is encoded by the coding sequence ATGACGTCAATGACTGATCAACAGGCAAAGGATTCACCTATTTCAGGCCTTGGAGTGATCGTGATGGCGGCTGGGTTGGGCAAGCGGATGAAGTCCAACCACGTCAAGGTGTTGCATCAGGTCGCGGGGCAGCCGATGGTGTTGTACGCAGTCGACATAGCGCTTCGAGTGGGAGATCACCGCATTGCGGTCGTCGTTGGCCATCAAGCGGAGAAGGTTCGGCAGGTCATTGAAGCGGGGATCCGTGGCAAACCGGGAGCGCAGGCGGTGAGTATCGTCGAGCAGGTGCAACAGCTTGGCACCGGCCATGCCGTCATGCAAAGCCGTTCCGTATTTTCTCATGATGGTGAGGCGGATCCGACACACTATCTGATTCTGAACGGGGATACGCCCTTGCTGCAGGAATCCACCGTGTGTGAGCTCTTGACCGCTCATCAGCGAGAAGGGGCAACCGTCACCATTCTGACGGCGATCCTGGATGATCCCAGTGGTTATGGGCGGGTGATCCGTCGTGAAGCGAGTCAGGGGGATCAGGCGCATTCGTCATCGGAGGTGTTGAAGATCATCGAAGATCGCGACGCCACTCCGGCAGAGCGTACCTGCAGGGAAATCAACGTGGGGACATATGTGGTGTCTGGAACGTTTCTTTTTGAGGCGCTCGATAAGCTGGAACCAGACAATGCGCAAGGTGAATACTACCTGACGGATATCGTGCGAATGGCGGTTGCGCAAGGACAGCGCGTGGCTGCCGTGATTCTTCAGCGGCCTGATGAGGGGTTAGGGGTCAACACCAGGCAGCAGCTGGCGGCGGCAGAACAAGTCGTCCGGCAGCAGATTCGTGAACGCTGGCTTGATGCCGGCGTGACGATGCGAGATCCAGGCTCAGTGTGGATCGATGCAGGGGTCACGATCGGCAAGGATACGGTTCTTTATCCCCATGTCGTGCTTGAAGGGAACACGGTGATTGGTGAGGAGACCACGATCCGTTCAGGGGTTCGGATCACCGATTGCGTGATCGGCAATCAGGTTGAGGTGTTAGACTCTTGCGTCCTCAGTCAGTCACGTATTGATGATGATGCACATGTGGGACCGTTCGTCCATCTTCGTCCTGGTGTCGTAGTGAGGCGACGAGCGAAGGTCGGAAATTTTGTCGAAATGAAGAAGACTGAGCTGGGCGAAGGGTCCAAAGCCAATCATCTCAGTTATTTGGGGGATGCCACGATTGCAGAAGGAGTGAATATTGGTGCCGGTACGATCACGTGTAACTATGACGGTGTGAAAAAGCATCACACGGTGATCGGGAAGAATGTGTTTCTAGGGAGCGATACCCAGCTTGTTGCGCCGGTGACGATCGGAGCGGGAGCAGTGATTGCCGCAGGGACGACCGTGACGCAGAATGTGCCGGCTGATTCATTAGCGATTGCCCGGGTTCCCCAGGCCAATCGGATTGGATGGGTGGCCAAACGACGCGCCTTGGTGGCAAGAGCTGCACCCAAGGTAATTTCAGTTAAGGCTCCTGGTAAGCGTGCGACGGTAGAACGACTGAAGACTTCGGCACAATCGAAGAAAAAGCCTGGACGGTCGTCAAAGGGCTGA
- a CDS encoding nucleotidyltransferase domain-containing protein: MARPQQIANDVAALARNMLGADVTVIWFGSWPRGTTNPHADIDIAISGQTAFPPERLAALRDEIEDLTTLHEIDVVDLHTVSERFKQEILRHGIRL; this comes from the coding sequence ATGGCTCGACCTCAGCAAATTGCGAATGACGTTGCTGCGCTTGCCCGAAACATGCTGGGCGCTGATGTAACCGTTATCTGGTTTGGATCATGGCCCAGAGGTACAACGAACCCCCACGCGGACATTGATATCGCCATCTCAGGGCAAACGGCATTTCCCCCAGAGCGACTCGCCGCACTCCGTGACGAGATCGAAGATCTGACGACGCTGCACGAAATCGACGTCGTTGATCTCCACACCGTCAGCGAACGATTCAAACAAGAGATTCTTCGTCATGGAATCCGCTTATGA
- a CDS encoding DUF502 domain-containing protein, with protein MLKTALRRYFLTGLLLVIPIWGTILVLKTLFVALDGILGDAMAELVPDHYIPGLGIVTLVLLIFLVGLFAANFIGRQIVSHWEDWLNRLPLVRGIYSTLKSMMDILSFSERGSYRRVVLIQFPKNGHYCFAFVTGMTKGESTALGEDTLIHVYVPTSPNPTSGYFLLVPEREVTSVDISIEEAMKLIVSGGLYTPSGTMASALAEAKWSRIKQPDAGVPIG; from the coding sequence ATGCTTAAGACTGCCTTGAGACGATATTTTCTGACCGGACTCCTGCTTGTCATCCCCATTTGGGGCACGATTCTCGTGCTGAAAACCCTGTTCGTGGCACTGGACGGTATCTTGGGCGACGCGATGGCTGAGCTGGTACCCGATCACTATATTCCCGGGCTTGGGATCGTGACGTTGGTGCTGCTGATCTTCTTGGTTGGGTTGTTTGCGGCCAACTTCATCGGACGGCAGATCGTCAGTCACTGGGAGGATTGGCTCAATCGGTTACCCCTTGTCCGTGGAATTTATTCGACCTTGAAATCGATGATGGATATTCTCTCTTTTTCGGAGCGCGGGTCGTATCGACGTGTGGTCTTGATCCAGTTTCCCAAGAATGGTCATTATTGTTTCGCCTTCGTGACGGGCATGACGAAAGGTGAGTCGACTGCTTTGGGAGAAGATACCCTGATCCATGTCTATGTCCCGACTTCCCCCAACCCCACGTCGGGCTATTTTCTGCTCGTGCCTGAACGGGAGGTCACGTCGGTTGATATCAGTATCGAAGAGGCGATGAAGTTGATTGTATCGGGGGGGTTGTATACGCCGTCCGGCACGATGGCTTCGGCCTTGGCGGAGGCGAAGTGGAGTCGGATTAAACAGCCGGATGCTGGCGTGCCGATCGGATAA
- a CDS encoding alpha/beta fold hydrolase has translation MMRRVLALISLLALTTSIAEVSAAGRLPSSIVLTVTSGGVERDFILHAQPTDTPKPLVLIFHGGGGSAQFMARRSSAFADLLLTRGYAVAFMNGSSHRDGRNFRTWNGGHCCAHAMTTKIDEGNYIDQAIAAIAAHTPVDRSRIFLMGHSNGGMVTYRWLATLHTKVRGIVVISSAMFADQPAIPQGTSAFLTHTHDDNNVAFNASFAPKQKRAWDAPPLPFLEAEARMAQLLDCDNPNEQRVADGVIKRDHTCTSGAELTVVVSETGGHEWPKSIPGFSLEGAILKFLDHQR, from the coding sequence ATGATGCGAAGAGTTCTTGCCCTCATCAGCCTCCTCGCTCTTACAACTAGCATCGCGGAGGTATCAGCGGCAGGCCGTTTGCCTTCCAGCATCGTCCTCACGGTCACGTCCGGCGGTGTTGAGCGTGACTTCATCTTGCACGCACAACCCACGGACACACCGAAACCATTGGTGCTGATCTTTCATGGGGGTGGGGGAAGCGCCCAGTTTATGGCTCGACGAAGCAGCGCCTTTGCCGACCTATTGCTCACCCGAGGCTATGCCGTCGCGTTCATGAACGGCTCCTCCCATCGCGATGGGAGGAATTTTCGTACCTGGAACGGAGGGCATTGCTGTGCTCATGCCATGACCACCAAGATCGATGAAGGGAACTATATTGACCAAGCCATAGCTGCCATTGCTGCTCATACACCAGTGGACCGGTCTCGTATCTTCCTGATGGGCCACTCCAACGGCGGCATGGTCACTTATCGATGGCTAGCTACGCTCCACACAAAGGTACGGGGCATCGTGGTGATCTCGTCGGCGATGTTCGCCGACCAACCAGCCATACCGCAAGGCACCTCAGCCTTTCTGACCCATACCCATGACGACAACAATGTTGCCTTCAACGCCTCGTTCGCACCCAAACAGAAGCGAGCCTGGGATGCCCCACCCCTTCCCTTTCTTGAAGCAGAAGCTCGCATGGCACAGCTGTTGGACTGCGACAACCCCAATGAGCAGAGAGTGGCCGATGGTGTGATCAAGCGGGATCACACGTGCACCAGTGGAGCGGAATTAACCGTCGTGGTCTCAGAGACAGGTGGTCATGAATGGCCAAAATCCATACCTGGCTTTAGCCTTGAGGGCGCTATCCTGAAGTTTCTCGACCACCAAAGGTAA
- a CDS encoding type II toxin-antitoxin system RelE/ParE family toxin: MAYSVLLAPPVERQLKALTGANDLYCIHEGSYRIIYTIQGKELIVLVLKISDRKEVYR, encoded by the coding sequence ATGGCCTACTCCGTTCTTCTCGCTCCACCTGTGGAACGCCAACTCAAAGCGCTCACCGGAGCGAATGACCTCTACTGTATCCATGAAGGCAGCTACCGGATCATCTATACGATTCAGGGTAAAGAACTCATCGTGCTCGTCTTAAAGATCAGCGATCGGAAAGAAGTGTACCGTTGA
- a CDS encoding nucleotidyltransferase substrate binding protein, with amino-acid sequence MAYKNNWINDETGWLAMLEDRNRTAHTYDETLAKEVYRRLPAYLPLLQALNTYLRNTQT; translated from the coding sequence TTGGCTTACAAGAACAACTGGATCAATGACGAGACGGGATGGCTGGCCATGCTAGAAGATCGGAACCGTACCGCCCATACCTATGACGAAACACTCGCAAAGGAAGTGTATCGCCGTCTTCCCGCGTATCTCCCGCTGCTGCAAGCATTGAACACCTACCTGCGAAATACACAGACATAA
- the holB gene encoding DNA polymerase III subunit delta' translates to MPFTDITGHEQSISLLQASLSNKRLAHAYLFHGDAHIGKRMTAVRLAQVLNCDRPILTETPDSCGRCRSCLQVAAQTHPDYFVIEPDAEAATPQIKIEQIRELEQQFVYRPLIGEQKICLIDDADRMTIGAANALLKTLEEPPGHSLFLLVTSRLHALPITIRSRCQALRFASPARTQVEAALILKRELPPDDARLLALLTDGRIGEALTTNVAEVRARQQECLALVKPESLTSSTAILSASEALAKSDRAAETLLWLTRWIRDLVLVLVHGDRDHILHLDQLPHLERFADRANIDLLLTLLTDIEKHAQQATRHLNVQMALETTFLRLREALGLVPAGASA, encoded by the coding sequence ATGCCGTTTACAGATATCACCGGCCACGAACAATCCATCTCCCTCCTCCAGGCCAGTCTCTCCAATAAGAGGTTAGCCCATGCCTACCTCTTTCACGGTGACGCCCACATTGGCAAGCGCATGACTGCCGTGAGGCTGGCGCAGGTTTTGAATTGTGATCGCCCGATTCTCACCGAGACCCCAGACAGTTGTGGCCGATGCCGTTCTTGCTTGCAGGTTGCAGCGCAGACGCATCCCGATTATTTCGTCATCGAACCCGATGCGGAAGCGGCCACACCGCAAATCAAGATCGAGCAAATCCGAGAACTCGAGCAGCAGTTCGTCTATCGGCCCCTCATCGGCGAGCAAAAGATCTGCCTGATTGACGATGCGGATCGAATGACCATCGGCGCAGCCAACGCCCTGCTCAAAACATTGGAGGAACCTCCAGGTCATAGTCTCTTTCTCCTGGTCACCAGCCGGCTCCACGCACTCCCCATCACGATTCGGTCACGCTGCCAAGCGCTTCGGTTTGCCTCGCCGGCCCGGACGCAGGTTGAAGCCGCACTGATTCTTAAGCGGGAACTGCCGCCCGACGACGCTCGACTCCTGGCACTGCTCACCGACGGCCGTATTGGAGAGGCGCTCACCACAAACGTGGCAGAGGTTCGCGCACGGCAACAAGAATGCCTGGCGTTGGTGAAACCTGAATCATTGACCTCCAGCACAGCCATCCTGTCTGCATCGGAAGCCTTGGCCAAGTCAGACCGGGCAGCGGAGACCTTACTCTGGCTGACGCGATGGATTCGAGATCTGGTGCTTGTCCTTGTTCATGGAGATCGAGACCACATCCTTCACCTCGATCAACTCCCCCACTTGGAGCGATTCGCCGACCGAGCAAACATTGATCTCCTCCTGACTCTCTTGACCGATATTGAAAAGCACGCACAGCAAGCCACACGACACTTAAACGTCCAAATGGCGTTGGAGACCACGTTTCTTCGCCTGCGCGAAGCGCTCGGGCTTGTGCCAGCCGGAGCCTCGGCCTAG
- the metG gene encoding methionine--tRNA ligase, whose protein sequence is MSVHNTFYITTPIYYVNDVPHIGHAYTTVAADVLARYWRLRGREVFFLTGLDEHGQKVQQAAAKAGIDPQVHCDKLAPQFENLWKKLNISNDAFIRTTDAQHKNVVQRYLQELFDKQLIYKADYSGWYCTFDERFWTEKDVADGLCPDCKRPVEKLSEHNYFFRMGQYQDRLIEHINAHPDFVRPESRRNEVLGFLQTQKLGDLSISRPKSRLSWGIELPFDSNYVTYVWFDALVNYISALEYLPRGNPASNRFWPANVHLVGKDILTTHAVYWSTMLMALDLPLPETIFAHGWWTVNGEKMSKSRGNIVDPYKMIDEFGVDAFRYFLLREVPFGHDGDFSREALISRINGDLANGLGNLLSRTLTLIEKNAGGLIPSRVSSAEGELESELCQACIELLTKQITQAIPRLEFNRALEAIWRVVQLANQYVDKTAPWKLAKNQADTPRFHTVLYYMAETLRLLALSLYPFIPKTAEALHIQLGLDFLSSTNPSFNYELELKNWGWLEAGTALRKGRALFPRIDSKTQGAKLVTESSVPSQPTAAAPAPTATPAPPASPQITIDEFMKVQLKTAKVLSAERVPKSEKLIKLQVSLGDEQRQIVAGIGKKYEPDALVGKTIVIVANLKPAKLMGIESQGMVLAAGDTEVRGLLTIQEEVDPGTKVK, encoded by the coding sequence ATGTCGGTCCACAACACGTTTTACATCACTACTCCGATTTACTACGTCAATGATGTTCCGCATATCGGACATGCCTACACCACCGTTGCAGCTGACGTCCTGGCACGCTACTGGCGACTACGCGGACGCGAGGTATTCTTTCTCACCGGACTCGATGAGCATGGGCAGAAAGTGCAACAGGCTGCTGCCAAAGCCGGCATCGATCCGCAAGTACACTGCGACAAATTGGCACCGCAATTTGAGAACCTCTGGAAGAAGCTGAACATCTCCAACGACGCGTTTATCAGAACGACCGACGCTCAGCATAAGAACGTCGTCCAACGATACCTTCAAGAACTATTCGACAAGCAACTGATTTATAAAGCCGACTACTCAGGCTGGTATTGCACGTTTGATGAGCGCTTCTGGACGGAAAAGGATGTGGCAGACGGCCTGTGTCCAGACTGCAAACGTCCTGTCGAGAAGCTCAGCGAGCATAACTACTTCTTCCGGATGGGACAGTACCAGGACCGCTTGATTGAGCACATCAATGCCCATCCAGACTTCGTTCGCCCGGAATCACGCCGCAATGAAGTGCTCGGATTTCTCCAAACTCAGAAGCTTGGCGATCTCTCAATCTCTCGCCCTAAATCGCGGCTTTCCTGGGGCATTGAACTCCCCTTCGACTCGAACTACGTCACCTATGTTTGGTTCGATGCGCTGGTGAATTACATCTCCGCCTTGGAATACCTCCCAAGAGGAAACCCAGCAAGCAACCGATTCTGGCCAGCAAACGTGCATCTCGTCGGAAAGGACATCCTAACCACGCACGCCGTCTATTGGTCCACGATGCTGATGGCGCTGGACCTACCATTGCCCGAGACCATCTTTGCCCATGGCTGGTGGACGGTCAACGGTGAAAAAATGTCAAAGAGCCGCGGCAATATCGTTGATCCCTATAAGATGATCGATGAATTTGGAGTGGATGCCTTCCGCTACTTTCTACTGCGTGAAGTTCCGTTTGGACACGATGGCGATTTTTCCCGTGAGGCCCTGATTAGTCGAATTAATGGCGATCTTGCCAACGGCCTTGGAAATCTTCTAAGCAGAACTTTGACATTAATTGAAAAAAACGCCGGAGGCCTTATCCCTTCGCGAGTTTCCTCAGCGGAGGGCGAGCTTGAATCAGAGCTATGTCAAGCCTGTATCGAATTACTCACTAAACAAATCACCCAGGCCATCCCTCGATTGGAGTTCAATCGGGCACTAGAGGCTATTTGGCGCGTCGTACAATTAGCCAACCAGTATGTCGACAAGACCGCCCCTTGGAAACTCGCCAAAAACCAAGCCGATACTCCACGTTTCCACACAGTGCTGTATTACATGGCTGAAACACTGCGGCTCCTAGCCTTAAGCCTCTACCCGTTTATTCCTAAGACAGCAGAAGCGTTACACATACAATTAGGACTTGATTTTTTGTCTAGCACCAACCCTTCTTTCAATTATGAACTGGAACTAAAGAATTGGGGATGGCTAGAAGCAGGCACAGCCCTCAGAAAAGGCCGTGCCCTTTTCCCGCGCATCGATTCGAAAACACAAGGAGCCAAACTGGTGACCGAATCATCTGTTCCCTCGCAACCAACCGCTGCAGCACCAGCTCCCACAGCCACACCTGCGCCGCCGGCTTCACCACAGATCACCATCGATGAATTCATGAAAGTTCAGCTTAAAACGGCGAAGGTCCTGTCAGCTGAGCGGGTGCCGAAATCGGAGAAGTTGATCAAGCTGCAAGTATCTCTGGGCGACGAACAGCGCCAGATCGTGGCCGGCATCGGCAAGAAGTACGAACCGGACGCACTTGTCGGGAAAACGATCGTCATCGTGGCCAACTTGAAGCCGGCCAAGCTGATGGGTATCGAATCCCAAGGCATGGTACTCGCCGCGGGAGACACGGAGGTGCGAGGACTGCTCACCATTCAAGAAGAAGTGGATCCTGGCACGAAGGTAAAATGA
- a CDS encoding dTMP kinase gives MSPATQKPSGIFITLEGGEGSGKTTQARRLCEWLIAQGRHVLHTREPGGTLLAERLRSLLLDHSAETIAPETEAWLILAARRQHVDHVIKPALQQGMIVVCDRFSDSTMAYQGYGRGLDLRTLRTMNKWATGKLVPHLTLLFDVPVRIGLSRRRGQRSSQNRLDREATQFHEKVRAGFQTLAKQEPRRMVVLDASLPLESVQQNVTTVITRWLNARRRQPRQR, from the coding sequence ATGAGTCCTGCCACACAAAAACCATCCGGTATTTTCATCACCCTGGAAGGCGGTGAAGGAAGCGGAAAAACAACACAGGCCCGCAGGCTCTGTGAGTGGCTCATCGCTCAAGGCCGGCACGTCCTCCATACCCGAGAGCCGGGAGGGACGCTTCTCGCCGAGCGATTACGTAGTCTCCTCCTCGATCATTCCGCGGAAACCATCGCCCCGGAAACAGAGGCGTGGCTCATCCTTGCGGCCAGACGCCAACATGTCGATCATGTGATCAAACCTGCACTCCAACAGGGAATGATCGTCGTCTGTGACCGTTTCTCGGACTCGACCATGGCCTATCAAGGCTATGGTCGGGGATTGGACCTTCGGACCTTGCGCACCATGAACAAGTGGGCAACCGGGAAACTTGTTCCGCATCTCACTCTGCTCTTCGACGTGCCTGTCCGCATCGGACTGTCGCGACGACGTGGCCAACGCTCCTCCCAGAATCGCCTTGATCGAGAAGCGACACAATTTCACGAAAAAGTACGAGCCGGGTTTCAGACCTTAGCCAAACAGGAACCTCGGCGTATGGTTGTACTCGATGCCTCTCTTCCTCTAGAGTCCGTCCAACAGAACGTGACGACCGTCATTACACGCTGGCTCAACGCCCGCCGCCGACAGCCGCGGCAACGATAG
- a CDS encoding cupin domain-containing protein, which produces MSHLTHQKFPVPLDRHQVARDWNQRGYSCDMFTDPPDREWNNFVHATNELVTVMVGKLRLTIGGKEIIAEPGDEVFIPKGVRHSVKNVSPSTTHWLYGYD; this is translated from the coding sequence ATGTCCCATCTCACCCACCAGAAATTCCCTGTGCCGCTCGACCGCCACCAGGTCGCTCGCGACTGGAACCAGCGCGGCTACTCCTGCGATATGTTCACTGACCCGCCAGACCGTGAGTGGAATAATTTCGTCCATGCGACGAATGAGCTCGTGACCGTCATGGTCGGGAAGCTCAGGCTGACGATCGGCGGGAAAGAGATCATCGCCGAGCCGGGCGATGAAGTGTTTATTCCGAAAGGAGTCCGTCATTCCGTCAAGAATGTGTCCCCTTCGACGACCCACTGGCTGTATGGGTACGACTAA
- a CDS encoding cation transporter produces the protein MPHYVAHATLFHMTGLASYSHLRSRLQLALAINAVIIAAEFIGGWLLNSIGLMGDAGHNLVDQGSLFLALYAHLLTARPASESRTFGYHRAGIIAAFLNSFILLLTAFGIAIVCLKRLLQPVPVDGGWVMVIAAVSFVANLAIALLLQQGAKDDLNIRSAFWHMLGDAWVSLGVIISGGAILLTGWTVLDPLVSLLVVGAILRGAWPIFKESMEVLLESTPPGISASHVAATMEAIPGVKNVHDLHIWAVEPRLIMLTSHVMIEQHCTPPELLQLIQHRITTDFGIKHMTIQLETECCDPDDIHCDLRKLTEHHHEAHTFAHHH, from the coding sequence TTGCCGCATTACGTCGCCCATGCGACACTGTTCCATATGACGGGACTTGCCTCTTACTCCCATCTCCGATCACGACTCCAACTGGCCTTAGCCATCAACGCCGTGATTATTGCAGCGGAATTCATCGGTGGCTGGCTGCTGAATAGCATCGGCCTCATGGGCGATGCCGGCCACAACCTCGTCGATCAAGGATCACTCTTTCTCGCCCTCTATGCGCATCTCCTCACGGCACGACCCGCATCAGAAAGCCGAACATTCGGATACCACCGAGCCGGCATCATTGCCGCCTTTCTGAACAGTTTCATCCTTTTATTGACCGCGTTCGGTATCGCGATCGTCTGCCTCAAGCGACTCCTGCAACCGGTTCCCGTCGACGGTGGATGGGTTATGGTGATCGCGGCGGTCAGTTTCGTCGCCAACCTCGCCATTGCCCTGTTGCTCCAACAGGGAGCGAAAGACGACCTCAATATTCGCAGTGCGTTCTGGCACATGTTGGGAGATGCGTGGGTCTCGCTCGGCGTGATCATCAGCGGCGGCGCGATTCTCCTGACGGGATGGACCGTTCTCGATCCGCTCGTGAGCTTGCTGGTCGTCGGCGCGATCCTCCGGGGAGCCTGGCCGATTTTCAAGGAATCGATGGAGGTGCTGCTGGAATCGACCCCGCCAGGCATCAGCGCGTCTCACGTGGCTGCCACCATGGAAGCGATCCCCGGCGTCAAGAACGTGCATGACCTACACATCTGGGCGGTCGAGCCTCGCCTCATCATGCTCACCAGCCACGTCATGATCGAACAGCATTGCACCCCGCCGGAGTTGCTGCAGCTGATTCAACACCGTATCACGACAGATTTCGGCATCAAACACATGACGATCCAACTTGAAACCGAATGCTGCGATCCCGACGACATCCATTGCGATCTCAGGAAACTGACCGAGCACCACCACGAAGCCCACACCTTCGCGCATCACCACTGA
- a CDS encoding nucleotidyltransferase substrate binding protein: MRLSEALSAPVTDLNRDAAIQRFEFCFELAWKVIQERARGGRARLPISERLPQVGLQEQLDQ; encoded by the coding sequence ATGCGTCTCAGCGAAGCACTCAGCGCTCCTGTCACTGATCTCAACCGCGACGCCGCCATCCAACGGTTTGAGTTTTGCTTTGAGCTGGCCTGGAAGGTGATTCAAGAACGGGCACGGGGCGGAAGGGCTCGACTGCCAATCTCCGAAAGGCTGCCTCAAGTTGGCTTACAAGAACAACTGGATCAATGA